In Deefgea piscis, the genomic window AATTGAAAAAGCTTATTTGCAAGCGATTGAAGCGGCGCAATCAGAAATCATAATCGCCAACGCTTATTTCTTACCCGGTCTGCGTTTACGCCAAGCTTTGATGCGCGCTGCTAAGCGCGGCGTGAAGGTGGTGCTGTTGCTACAAGACGAGCGTGATCATGCCTTGCTGCAATACGCCAGCTGGGCGTATTACCGTGATTTATTGCACGCCGGCGTCGAGATTTATCAATATAAAAGCGGGTTTATGCATGCCAAAGTGGCGGTGATTGATCAGGTCTGGGCCACCGTGGGGTCAAGCAATATTGATCCATTTAGTTTATTGCTGGCGCGAGAGGCGAATCTTATTGTTGAGAATGCGTCTTTCGCGCAGCAGCTGCGGGCTGATTTGCAATACCGTTTGCAGCGTGATGCGCTGCTTATTTTGCCCGAGCATATACATCAAGCCAGTTATTTACGCCGAGCTGTGGTGTGGACTTGTTACGGTCTAGTTCGACTCTTGCTCGGGGTTTCGGGCTACGGTGGGCGAAAATATCTTGAATAATTTCGTTTTTGTTGGCGTAAAAGCGCCAATCAATGTGCCGAGCTCGGGTTGCTGGCGCTACCTTATTGATGGTTTGGCTGACATATTAAGTCGAGCTGGTACACATCGACGCTGGCGTAAGGTGATGCGTGTAAGTAATTGATCGCATCACGTTAAAGCGCAGGTGAAGTTTGAATTTTTCAGTAAACAGCGTTGGGCGTACTCGGTAGCTTTGGTAGAATGACGGACTAAATCCAATTACGAGCCCTTTATGATCACTTTGTACAATACCTTGGCCCGCGAGAAGCAGGAATTTAAACCGATGACGCCCGGCATTGTGAACATGTATGTTTGCGGGATGACGGTTTACGATTATTGCCATATTGGCCATGCGCGGATGGTGGTGGTGTTTGACGTTATCACGCGTTGGTTTCGTGAGTCGGGTTACCAAGTGAATTATGTGCGTAATATCACCGATATTGATGACAAAATCATTCGCCGTGCCGCAGAAAATGGCGAGTCGATTCATGCGCTCACCGAGCGCTTTATTGCCGCGATGAATGAAGACTTTGCTGCGCTGGGGATTATTCGCCCAGATCATGAGCCCCGTGCCACTGAGCATATTCATGGCATGCAGTCGATTATTGGCCAGTTGTTTGATCGTGGTTTGGCGTATTCAGCGCCCAATGGCGATGTGTATTATTCGGTGCGCAAATTTCAAGGTTACGGCAAATTATCGCGTAAAAATTTAGATGATCAGCGTGCCGGTGAGCGCGTCGATATTGACGAAAATAAGCAAGATCCAGCGGATTTTGTGTTGTGGAAAAGCGCTAAAGCTGAAGAACCTAAGGAAGTGAAGTGGGCTTCACCGTGGGGTAGCGGTCGGCCCGGTTGGCATATTGAATGCTCGGCAATGAGCTGCCACCATTTGGGCGAGCAGTTTGATATTCATGGCGGTGGTGAGGATTTACAGTTTCCGCATCATGAAAATGAAATCGCCCAATCGGAGGGTGCGCACGGCCATCCTTATGTTAATTACTGGCTGCATAATGGATTTATCAATGTTGATAATGAAAAAATGTCGAAAAGCCTTGGTAATTTTTTCATTATTCGTGACGTTTTGGCGCAATACGACGCTGAAGTTTTGCGCTTCTTTATTTTGCGCGCGCATTATCGCAGCCCACTCAATTACAGCGACGCGCATTTAGACGATGCTAAAAATGCCTTAACGCGTTTATACACCACGCTAAAGTCGATCCCTGCTCAAACCGTATCCATTGATTGGTCACACCCGATGGCGGCGCGTTTTAAAGCGGCGATGGATGATGATTTTGCCACCACCGAAGCGGTGGCGGTGTTGTTTGAATTGGCCTTGCAAGCCAATAAACACGGCGCTACTGAGCAAGGTATTGCTGCGGCGAGTTTGTTAAAAGCGTTGGCCAATGTGCTGGGTTTATTGCAGCGCGATCCAGAAGCGTATTTGCAAGCGGGTAGCAGCGATAGTATTTGGCAAGCGGAGCAAATCGAAGCGGCAATCGCGGCGCGTAAAGCGGCGCGGGCGGCCAAAAATTGGGCCGAATCGGATCGAATTCGGGATGAATTGGCCGCGGCTGGGATTGTGCTGGAAGATACGGCGCAAGGCACTGGCTGGCGTCGAGAGTAATCTTGGTAGTGCTGGCGCGGTAAATGACCGCGCCAGCCCACAAACTGATTTAAAGTGATTGATCGCCAGGTAACACTTGGCGATCATTTTTTTTTGCAAAGGTCTGTTGTTTCAAGAAATCGTGACTAGCTAGGCCGTTCAATGCGAGCCGCATTGAACGATTGGCTTGAATAAAAGACGCAACACCCATTTTGAGGTCGCTATTAATCATGAGCATCCAATACAAAATTACCCCCCACTCTAACGCCGCGCATTTGTTTGCGGTTGAACTAACGATTGAGCAGCCTGATGCGGCAGGGCAGATCGTGCATTTGCCAAGCTGGATTCCGGGTAGTTATTTGCTGCGTGAATTTGCCAAACATATCGTCAGTATTGCAGCCGAGTCGGCCGGTGTTCGCGTGCCGCTAACGAAGTTGGACAAATCGAGCTGGCAGGCGGCTGTGGTTACAGCGCCGTTGCGGGTGACGTATCAAGTGTATGCCTTTGATTTATCGGTACGTGGTGCGTATTTGGATCATGAACGCGGCTTTTTTAATGGCACTAGCGTTTTCTTAGCTGTGGCAGGGCAAGAAGATCAATCCTGCAGCTTAACGATTGTTCCGAGCCAGAACAGCGCTTGGAAAGTGGCAACCAGTCTGCCTGCGCAGCAGGTCGATGCTGCTGGTTTTGGTCAGTATCTGGCGCAAAACTATGATGATCTGATTGATCATCCGGTTGAAATGAGTGATTTTTCTCAAGTCGAATTTATTGCGGCAGGGGTGCCGCATCGCATGGTGATTGCGGGGCGACATCAAGCCGATTTACCGCGCTTGGCGCAAGATTTACAAAAAATCTGCGAGTATCAAATTCAATTTTTCGGTAGTCCAGCGCCATTTAAAGATTATTTATTTCTGACTCTGGCGGTGGGCGAAGGCTACGGCGGTTTAGAGCATCGCGCATCGACGGCTTTAATTTGCAATCGCAGTGACCTGCCTAGGGCGCATGAGGTAGAGGTTAAATCGGGCTATCGGCAATTTTTGGGCTTATGCAGCCATGAATATTTTCATAGCTGGAATGTGAAGCGCATTAAACCCGCCGCTTATGCGCCGTATGACTTAAGCCAAGAGAATTATTCGCGGCTATTGTGGGCGTTTGAGGGTGTTACCTCGTATTACGATGATTTATGTTTGCTGCGCGCTGGGGTGATTACAGAGCAGGCCTATTTGGACTTATTGTCGCAAACCATAAGCAGTGTTGAGCGGGGGTATGGCCGTCTAGTGCAGAATCTAGAAGACGCCAGCTTTGATACCTGGATTAAGTATTATCGACCAGATGAAAACAGCCCCAATGCGCTAGTGAGTTATTACACCAAAGGCGCGCTGTTTGCACTGTGCCTAGATTTAACCATCCGCCAAGCTACCCAACAGCAAAAATCGTTGGATGATGTGATGCGTGCATTGTGGCAAGAGTATGGCATGACCTTCGAGACCGCTGGCCGCGGGATTGCCGAAACCGAGTGGGAAGCTTTGGCCCAACGGGTAACCGGTGTTGATTTGTCAGATTTATTTGAACTGGGCTTACGCTCAACTGCGCCGCTGCCATTGCAAGCATTGCTCGCCGATTTAGATATTGTCTGGCAACAAAGGGCGGCTGATTCTGCGCAAGATCGGGGTGGGTGGCTAGCACAACCGGCCGCGCCCAAGTTGAGTCTATGTGCTAAGACGGCAAGTGATGCGATGGGGGTGAAGTTGCTCAATGTGATGACGGCCGGTGCCGCAGAACAAGCGGGCTTGGCGGCGGGGGACGTGCTGGTGGCGATTGATGGCTTGCGAGTGAACGCCAGTCAATTTGACGCCATGCTGGCTACTGCCGCGCAAGGCGCTGACTTGCCGGTGCGCTCGCTTGAAGTTCATGCCTTTCGCCGTGATGTGCTGTTTAGGTGCCAAGTAACGCCACAATGGGCGGCTTTGGATACCATTGGTTTACAGGCAAACCCAGTAGAAAACCTAGGCAAATCGAAAGCTAGAAGAAAGTGGTTGATTGGTTAGATTTCACGTAACTTTCTTTGCGCGCCGCAGCAAATCGGTCTATTACTTAAACTCGATGAATGTAAATTGAGTTTGAGGCGCCATTTTGGACTTTCGCACAAGATTAATTAATCAATTTAGGGGAGCAAGAACCAAAGTTCTATTGGTTTTGCTGTTGCTGAATTTGTTAATTTCAATGGCTTTGTCTGCGGCGCTGTATGTATTTTTAAATACGGCCTTAATTGCCGAGCTTGATGGTCGTTTATTGTCTGCAGCGCGAGCGATTCCCTTTGTTTTACCCGAAGATTATCTAGATCGTGCCCTTAGTGGAAAATCGGTTTCTAGTGCCGATTATGAGCGCAATGTACTGCAGTTAAATCGCTATGCCGAGCAAGTTGGCGTGCGCTATTTATATGTATTGGCGATGGAACAAGGTCAGGTGCGTTATTTGGCCGACAGTGCCAGTCCATCTGAGGTGAAAGAGGGGCGCTATGGGCATTATTTGCAACCGTATGCCGATCAGGAGCTGCGATTTAAGGCCGCGTTAGACAGTGGAAAAACTTATTTTGGCGAGGTGAGGGATGAATATGGCGTTTTTCGCTCCATCGCCATGGCGCTGCCACGCAAGGGCGGCGGTTTTTATGTTTTAGCGGCTGATATCTCGATGGAATCGGTATTGGCGCAGCAAAGTCAGCTTAAAGTTCAGGCTGCTTTGTGTTGTTTATTGTTGTTTTTAATGGGTGCAGGCGTGGCATCTATTTTGGCGAATAAAATGACCGCACCATTACGGCGGTTTTCTTTGGCGGTGCGCCGTTTTGCTGCGGGTGAATTTGATGTCCGCATGCCAATTCATCGGCATGATGAATTAGGTAGCTTGGCGTCGGCGTTTAATGCCATGGGCGACGCGATTTCGGCGCGCGAGCATTTATTACGCCAGTTAGCATTTACCGATCGATTAACCGGCTTGCCCAATCGCGTGAAGTTTGCTGAAGCCTTAACCGTGGCGCTGAGTAAAAATCCATTGTGGCTGGCGGTGGCGATGATTGATTTGGCTGATTTTCGTTATGTGAATGATGCGTTTGGTTTTGAAGCGGGTGACCGTGCTTTATGCATTATCGCGGATCGATTTTCTTTGCTGCAAGCTAACCCAGTTCGGTTGGTCGGTCGAGTGTCGGGCAATGTGTTTGCTTTATTGCTCTCGGCTGAGAATGAATCGCAAGTTCAGCCGCAAATGCGGCAAATAGAAGAATCCTTATCGGCGTCGCTGTTATTGGGTGAACAAAAAATTCATATTGCGATCCGCTCGGGTATCGCCATCTTTCCACAGCATGCCAATACCACCGAGGGCTTGTTGCGTCATGCTGAAGTGGCGATGTTTTTTGCCAAGTTAAACCGAGAAGGCAGTGTTTTATATGATCCTTCGCGAGAAGAAAATCGTTTAAGTCAATTTACGCTGTTGGGTGATTTGCGCGAAGCCTTGCAAGAGAATCATTTAGTGGTGTATTACCAGCCCAAAATTAATGTGGCCACTGGGCAGGTGAATGCCGCTGAGGCTTTGGTGCGGTGGCAGCATCCGAGTCGTGGTTGGATTTCTCCAGGGCTGTTTATTCCATTTGCGGAAAAAACCGGTAAATTACGCGGCATTACTGAATGGGTGCTGCACGAAGTATTGCGTCAGCAAGTCGCTTGGCAGCAAACCGGACTGCGCTTACTGATTTCAGTGAATGTGGGGGTGAGTGATGTCGAGGATGTACAATTTGTCGATTTTGTCGAAGCGCAGCTGATTAAGGCGGGCGACGCGGCGAATCTTTGTCTTGAAATCACTGAAACCGGTGTGATGCATAAGCCCGACGTGATGTTACAAAATCTTGCTCGCCTACGTGCCCTCGGCGTGCGCTTATCGATTGATGATTTTGGTACCGGTTATTCGTCTTTTGCTTATTTGGCCAAAATGCCAGTCAATGAATTAAAAATCGACCAAGTGTTTGTGATGTCGATGAATAGCACCTTTGAAAGCGTCTCTATTGTTCGTTCCATGATTGAAATCGGCCATATCTTGGGGCTAAAAGTCGTCGCCGAAGGCGTGGAAACCGTTGCGATCTGGCAAGCACTGGCGGTGATGGGGTGTGACGAAGTGCAAGGTTATTTGATTGCCGAACCCATGAGTAGCGCTGCTTTAGTGAACTGGCTAGCCAAAGCGCCACACCTGCCTGCCGAGCTAACGCCACCGAGCATGTCGAATTTTTAAACGCCTTTAAAGTCTGATGTTCTGGCCGCAATTTATGGTTTTTATTGAAATGGGATGATTGTAGGAATCACTTTTCCCGTGCTAATTGAATACGTTATTTATTACAAAAATAGATGCCTGTAATGGCGATGATGCCGCCGAGCAACATGGAAATACTTAAGTTTTCACCCAGAATCAAAAAACTAAGGATTACCGCAGATAGCGGATTGAGCGCAATAAATCCGCCGGCTTTTGTAGCGCCAATGCTTTGTATTCCGTCGTAATACAAAATATAAGCTATAGCCGATCCAATGACGCCAAGATAGACCAGACTCAATATTTGTTTTTGCGTGATTAAGGTCATGGCTGAAATGGTATCTCCGTCTTGGAAAATAAGCGCCATAAATAACATGCCCGTACCTGCAACCACAGAATAAGTCACGGTATGAATTGGGCCAATTTCCAAAACTATTTTTTTTGCAAATACCGTATAGATTACCCAACTGATTACACAGCCCAAAATGAGTAAGTCGCCTTTCCATAGTTCGCTGTTTGAATTAGAAATGGTGCTTTTGCTGAGAATAACTGTTATCGCGCCAACTACACAGCCTATGATTCCTATCAGATTGATTCGAGATATTTTTTCTTTTTCAATAAAAAAGGCGGTTAACGCAATTAATGCCGGATTGAGGGCAACAATCAGAGAGGCTCGTGAAGCATCGGTATAGTGCAATCCATAAAAAAAGAAAATGTTATACGAAAATACACCGAAGAATCCAAGTGTAATTAATCTAAGTATTTGTGATTTTGATAGTTCAATAATTAAATTGTTTTTGATGCTAATGATGATGATTAATGTCATACTTGCTAAGAAAAATCGCAGGCAAGCTGATAATAATGGGGGCACATCTGCAGATAGATAGCGACCGGCAACAAAGGTGCCTCCCCATATCAATGAAACCAAAGCTAGCTTGGAATAGGTGGCATAAATAGACATGGTTTATATTCCTGTCGTTCTATTTGTTAACGTTTTTATGCTGTTTCGCGGAAGGAGAAAATTTTTTTATATATAATTTTTGAATTAATTGGCTGATTTTTATTTTTTAGCTATCTTGCCTTAAATTTTTGTTTTTGAATTAATAAATGGGTGGCTAGATTGGTTTTGCGTTAATTACGCGACACGCTAATTAGGTATTAGCGTTGAACTAGGGTTTTATTTCAATCACAAACACTAAAATTGCTGCCGCTGTAAAAATCGAGCGGTCACCACGCCTGCATCCCAAGTCATTTGCTGAAGTTTGTTTGTCGCTTGCTCTGGCGACATACGATAAAAAGCGGCGACTTCGCCGTCTTGATTGTTCGGTGTAAAATCGGTCGGCAACGCTAAATCAAAGCAATACAGTAGTTCGCGGTGGGTGCCATCGATTTCGTTGCGTTGCATAAGGATAGTTTCTTGCAACACCAGCGTATTGCTTAATTGAGCATTAAAACCCGCTTCTTCAAATAATTCACGTATCGCACAGTCCTTAGGCTCTTCGCCAAGGGGTATGCCGCCAGCGGCCATATTGTCTAATCTGTCTGGGTCAATACTCTTGGTTTTGGCACGCCTTGCAATGCATAAGCTGCCATCGGGGTAGTAGCCATTGATGTGCACTGCGCGGCTGAGTAGGCCAAAGCGGCGAAAAGCGGCGCGCTCTAATGCCCATAAGGGCTGAGTAAAATCGGCTGCATTATTCAAAATCGGGGCGTAAACCCCGTATTGTTCATTACGCCAACCTTGGATTAAGCCTTGTTGTTGCAGTATTTTGGCTGCTTGGTACATGGCTTGTGCGGGCTGCGGGCTGTCAAGGTAGAGTGTTTGCTGACTGATTTTCCAGTCTTGAGTCTGACTACATAATATCGATGCGATTTCCGGCTCAACCCAGCCCAGCTGATTTAAGCCGAAATAAAAAGGTAGTAATCCCGCAGGGTTAAACACTGGTTGTTGCGCAAGGTAGTGGGCGATCGTTGGCATCTTGAACTCTAAAAATTAATTTTAACGATGTAGGTGAAATATCTAGCAGACCGATGATCGGTAGTGCCGCAGGATACGCTACAATTTGGGCGTAAAACTGGACCCTACGGAGCATATAATGAGTAAGATTCGCCAAGACGATCTCATCACCAGCATTGCCGATAGCTTGCAATACATTAGTTACTACCACCCTAAGGATTATATCCAAGCTTTAGGTCGGGCTTATGAATTAGAAGAAAGCCCTGCTGCTAAAGATGCGATCGCGCAAATCCTAACCAATAGTCGCATGTGTGCCGAAGGTCATCGCCCCATTTGCCAAGATACCGGCATTGTGACGGTGTTCGTTCGCGTTGGGATGGACGTGCAGTGGGATGGCGCGACGATGGGCGTGACGGACATGATTAACGAAGGCGTACGCCGTGCTTACTTGCATCCCGACAATAAATTGCGCGCGTCGATTTTGATGGATCCGGCAGGCTTACGTAAAAACACCAAGGACAATACGCCAGCCGTGATTCACTATGAAATCGTGCCGGGCTGTACGGTGGAGATTGATATCGCAGCCAAGGGCGGCGGCTCTGAAAACAAAACCAAATTTGTCATGCTTAATCCTTCCGATTCGATCGTCGATTGGGTGTTGAAAACTGTGCCATTAATGGGCGCAGGCTGGTGTCCACCAGGCATGTTGGGGATTGGCATTGGCGGCACAGCCGAAAAAGCCATGGTGATGGCCAAAGAAGCGTTGATGGAAGAAATCGACATTCACGAATTGATCGCTCGTGGTCCGCAAAACCGCGTTGAAGAGCTACGTGTTGAGCTGTACGAAAAAGTTAACGCGCTAGGCATTGGCGCGCAAGGTTTGGGCGGTTTGGCCACGGTGCTGGACGTGAAAATTAAAGACTACCCAACGCATGCCGCTAGCTTGCCAGTGGCGATGATTCCTAACTGTGCGGCAACGCGCCATGTGCACTTTACGCTTGATGGCTCAGGCCCTGCGGTATTGGAAGAGCCTAAATTGGAAGATTGGCCCGATGTAACGTGGACGCCGTCCAGCGCCGCCACCCGAGTGGATTTGAACTCGGTTACGCGCGAAGAAGTGGCGACATGGAAACCCGGCCAAACGCTGTTACTTAACGGCAAAATGCTGACCGGGCGCGACGCAGCGCATAAGCGCATGGTCGATATGCTCAATAAAGGCGAAAAACTGCCGGTTGATTTTGCTGGGCGCTTTATTTATTACGTTGGCCCAGTTGATGCCGTGCGCGATGAAATCATCGGACCCGCCGGCCCAACCACCGCCACACGCATGGATAAATTTACCGAGCAAGTACTCGCAGAAACTGGCTTACTGGGCATGATTGGTAAAGCCGAGCGCGGCCCAGCAGGGATTGATGCGATCAAAAAACACCAATCAGTGTATTTGATGGCCGTTGGCGGTGCTGCATACTTGGTGTCAAAAGCGATCAAAGCCAGCCGTGTAGTGGGCTTTGCTGATTTGGGGATGGAAGGGATTTACGAGTTTGATGTCGTCGATATGCCCGTCACGGTCGCTGTGGATTCGAATGGCACATCGGTGCATGCAACAGCACCAAAAGAGTGGCAAGCCAAAATTGGCAAAATCCCAGTCGCTGAAGTGTGATTTAAAATGGGCAGCAGCGAGCGCTGGATTTGAATTAATCCCGCGCCGCGCTTGCCAGCAAGGGATGGGTTCGGTATGATTCGGCCTCTCTTGCGGAGAGATGTATGAGTGGTTTAAGTTAGTCGCCTGGAAAGCGGCCACAGGTTAATCCCTGTCGGGGGTTCGAATCCCCCTCTCTCCGCCAAGAATTAAAGCTAAAGCCCTGATTTATCAGGGTTTTTTTATTGACTGTTATTTGTGGTGTACCATCGAGTGTACCACTTGATTTTGGCTTCAATAAGTTGTTATTGGCTTATCTTGGACATTTGGCGCTCGGGAAAGTAAAGGCTATAGGGATCAAGTGGCCTTGTCCCGCTACTCACAAGGTCATTTGCATTACGTACCTAAGTCGCTCAGGAAGATGGGTCGGTTTCGTAGCTTCCATTTTTATTAAAAGCTCAATAATTTCAGCTCTGCTTAGTGAGTACTGAATAGCTAGTCCATCAAGCTTGGCAATTGTGGACTCAGGAAGAATGAAGTTGTACTGTTTCTTACCCTTGAGATTTTTTCGGTATTGCTGTTGGTGGTATAGTTTCTTAACACCATCTAGCCAGTGTTTCTTCTCATCCAAGCTCAAACTTCTGCTATCCATGTATGCCAAGAGATCATCATGATTGCAGAACGATATCGGTTGCAGTGTATAAAAAATTGATTGCGTCTGTTCTGTGAATTTTTTAATGGTAAAGTCTTGAGCTATTTTATATCGCAGTTCTTGATTCTCTTGTTTAAACCAATCAAAAATAGCTGTTGAGGCGCATTGAATATTAACCAGCAAAACGCCATCTTGCGCAGTGAATTTTGACCAGGGTAACTAATCTCCAAACTCGTTCAACGAGCTAGGAAATTGAAGGTGATTACCATGGCCACATTTGCTAAAGTCCGCCGCATGTATTTCCGCGATCGGCTCTCCATTAGTGAGATTGCACGACGCACTTCACTCACTCGTAATACCGTCAAGAAATGGATTCGTACCGAGTCCAGCACTGAACCCCGTTATCAACGCAAGTCCGTTAATACCAAACTCACGCGCGTTTCACGCGCAGCTCATCAAGGCATTACAAACCGATTTGCATCGCCCGAAACGCGACCGTCGCACGGCCAGAGTCTTGTTCCAAGAACTCGTTCTCGCTGGCTTTGATGGCGATTATTCCTGCGTCACCGCATTTATTCGCCAGTGGCGTTTAGAAACCATGGGGCCCTCGTTGAAATCCGCTTTTGTACCGCTCAAGTTTGCACTGGGTGAAGCGTTTCAATTCGACTGGAGCGAGGAATCGCTGCTGATTGGCGGCATTCATCGCAAGGTGTTGTTGGCGCATCTGAAACTGTGCGCTAGTCGTGCATTTGCCTTGTTGGCCTATCCGACCCAAAGTCACGAGATGTTGTTTGATGCACATACTCGTGCGTTTCAAATGCTGGGCGGTGTGCCGACTCGCGGCATCTACGACAACATGAAGACCGCCGTGGATAAAGTCTTGCCAGGCAAATCAAGGGTCGTGAATGCGCGCTTTCATGCCATGACGGCGCATTATTTGTTTGATCCCGATTTCTGCAATGTCGCTTCCGGTTGGGAGAAAGGCATTGTTGAGAAGAACGTGCAAGATCGGCGGCGGCAAATTTGGCAGGCGGCACAGCAAGTACAGTTCGCCAACTTTGATGAGCTCAATCTCTGGCTCGCCGAGCGCTGTCGCGCCGCATGGCAAGAGATGCATCACCCCGACTATCCAGAACTCACTTTGGCTGAGTTGCTGCAAGACGAACAAGTGCAGATGATGCCGTTTCCAGGTGCGTTTGATGGTTATACCGAAATCTTAGCGCGGGTTTCGAGTACCTGTTTGATCACCTTTCAGCGCAATCGCTATTCAGTGCCGTGCCATTTAGCCAATCAAATGGTGAGTATTCGACTCTATCCAACGCACATCGTCATCTATGCCGATCAAGATCCAGTGACACAGCATCCGCGTAGCTTTGATCGCAGCCGCATCTTTTATGACTGGCAACATTACG contains:
- the cysS gene encoding cysteine--tRNA ligase, whose translation is MITLYNTLAREKQEFKPMTPGIVNMYVCGMTVYDYCHIGHARMVVVFDVITRWFRESGYQVNYVRNITDIDDKIIRRAAENGESIHALTERFIAAMNEDFAALGIIRPDHEPRATEHIHGMQSIIGQLFDRGLAYSAPNGDVYYSVRKFQGYGKLSRKNLDDQRAGERVDIDENKQDPADFVLWKSAKAEEPKEVKWASPWGSGRPGWHIECSAMSCHHLGEQFDIHGGGEDLQFPHHENEIAQSEGAHGHPYVNYWLHNGFINVDNEKMSKSLGNFFIIRDVLAQYDAEVLRFFILRAHYRSPLNYSDAHLDDAKNALTRLYTTLKSIPAQTVSIDWSHPMAARFKAAMDDDFATTEAVAVLFELALQANKHGATEQGIAAASLLKALANVLGLLQRDPEAYLQAGSSDSIWQAEQIEAAIAARKAARAAKNWAESDRIRDELAAAGIVLEDTAQGTGWRRE
- a CDS encoding M61 family metallopeptidase, producing MSIQYKITPHSNAAHLFAVELTIEQPDAAGQIVHLPSWIPGSYLLREFAKHIVSIAAESAGVRVPLTKLDKSSWQAAVVTAPLRVTYQVYAFDLSVRGAYLDHERGFFNGTSVFLAVAGQEDQSCSLTIVPSQNSAWKVATSLPAQQVDAAGFGQYLAQNYDDLIDHPVEMSDFSQVEFIAAGVPHRMVIAGRHQADLPRLAQDLQKICEYQIQFFGSPAPFKDYLFLTLAVGEGYGGLEHRASTALICNRSDLPRAHEVEVKSGYRQFLGLCSHEYFHSWNVKRIKPAAYAPYDLSQENYSRLLWAFEGVTSYYDDLCLLRAGVITEQAYLDLLSQTISSVERGYGRLVQNLEDASFDTWIKYYRPDENSPNALVSYYTKGALFALCLDLTIRQATQQQKSLDDVMRALWQEYGMTFETAGRGIAETEWEALAQRVTGVDLSDLFELGLRSTAPLPLQALLADLDIVWQQRAADSAQDRGGWLAQPAAPKLSLCAKTASDAMGVKLLNVMTAGAAEQAGLAAGDVLVAIDGLRVNASQFDAMLATAAQGADLPVRSLEVHAFRRDVLFRCQVTPQWAALDTIGLQANPVENLGKSKARRKWLIG
- a CDS encoding putative bifunctional diguanylate cyclase/phosphodiesterase is translated as MLNLLISMALSAALYVFLNTALIAELDGRLLSAARAIPFVLPEDYLDRALSGKSVSSADYERNVLQLNRYAEQVGVRYLYVLAMEQGQVRYLADSASPSEVKEGRYGHYLQPYADQELRFKAALDSGKTYFGEVRDEYGVFRSIAMALPRKGGGFYVLAADISMESVLAQQSQLKVQAALCCLLLFLMGAGVASILANKMTAPLRRFSLAVRRFAAGEFDVRMPIHRHDELGSLASAFNAMGDAISAREHLLRQLAFTDRLTGLPNRVKFAEALTVALSKNPLWLAVAMIDLADFRYVNDAFGFEAGDRALCIIADRFSLLQANPVRLVGRVSGNVFALLLSAENESQVQPQMRQIEESLSASLLLGEQKIHIAIRSGIAIFPQHANTTEGLLRHAEVAMFFAKLNREGSVLYDPSREENRLSQFTLLGDLREALQENHLVVYYQPKINVATGQVNAAEALVRWQHPSRGWISPGLFIPFAEKTGKLRGITEWVLHEVLRQQVAWQQTGLRLLISVNVGVSDVEDVQFVDFVEAQLIKAGDAANLCLEITETGVMHKPDVMLQNLARLRALGVRLSIDDFGTGYSSFAYLAKMPVNELKIDQVFVMSMNSTFESVSIVRSMIEIGHILGLKVVAEGVETVAIWQALAVMGCDEVQGYLIAEPMSSAALVNWLAKAPHLPAELTPPSMSNF
- a CDS encoding DMT family transporter, with the protein product MSIYATYSKLALVSLIWGGTFVAGRYLSADVPPLLSACLRFFLASMTLIIIISIKNNLIIELSKSQILRLITLGFFGVFSYNIFFFYGLHYTDASRASLIVALNPALIALTAFFIEKEKISRINLIGIIGCVVGAITVILSKSTISNSNSELWKGDLLILGCVISWVIYTVFAKKIVLEIGPIHTVTYSVVAGTGMLFMALIFQDGDTISAMTLITQKQILSLVYLGVIGSAIAYILYYDGIQSIGATKAGGFIALNPLSAVILSFLILGENLSISMLLGGIIAITGIYFCNK
- a CDS encoding NUDIX hydrolase, with product MPTIAHYLAQQPVFNPAGLLPFYFGLNQLGWVEPEIASILCSQTQDWKISQQTLYLDSPQPAQAMYQAAKILQQQGLIQGWRNEQYGVYAPILNNAADFTQPLWALERAAFRRFGLLSRAVHINGYYPDGSLCIARRAKTKSIDPDRLDNMAAGGIPLGEEPKDCAIRELFEEAGFNAQLSNTLVLQETILMQRNEIDGTHRELLYCFDLALPTDFTPNNQDGEVAAFYRMSPEQATNKLQQMTWDAGVVTARFLQRQQF
- a CDS encoding fumarate hydratase, which produces MSKIRQDDLITSIADSLQYISYYHPKDYIQALGRAYELEESPAAKDAIAQILTNSRMCAEGHRPICQDTGIVTVFVRVGMDVQWDGATMGVTDMINEGVRRAYLHPDNKLRASILMDPAGLRKNTKDNTPAVIHYEIVPGCTVEIDIAAKGGGSENKTKFVMLNPSDSIVDWVLKTVPLMGAGWCPPGMLGIGIGGTAEKAMVMAKEALMEEIDIHELIARGPQNRVEELRVELYEKVNALGIGAQGLGGLATVLDVKIKDYPTHAASLPVAMIPNCAATRHVHFTLDGSGPAVLEEPKLEDWPDVTWTPSSAATRVDLNSVTREEVATWKPGQTLLLNGKMLTGRDAAHKRMVDMLNKGEKLPVDFAGRFIYYVGPVDAVRDEIIGPAGPTTATRMDKFTEQVLAETGLLGMIGKAERGPAGIDAIKKHQSVYLMAVGGAAYLVSKAIKASRVVGFADLGMEGIYEFDVVDMPVTVAVDSNGTSVHATAPKEWQAKIGKIPVAEV